The following proteins come from a genomic window of Nocardiopsis sp. YSL2:
- a CDS encoding sigma-70 family RNA polymerase sigma factor, protein MTSTALAASVPESTGTAPHQEGTADGALSDLLERGRSQGHLSLSELRTAFSAAGVTSADGRTILRELTENGVRLANGGEDSVLVADPDAEDDVLENTLIATVPETDEAPKAATGKVTARKGPSASRRKPRTTRRTKKTETTQTTDPDTGEVDLDDQSPAMGDSVHTYLKAIGRRQLLTAEQEVDLAKRVEAGLYAEYRLGRHGAVDDSFEMAEAEVEELEWVAEDGRLAKSHMLEANLRLVVSVAKKYSDRGMSLLDVVQEGNLGLIRAVEKFDYSKGFKFSTYAMWWIRQAIQRGFADSARTIRLPVHVLELLSKVSRLERDMHQALGREPTPEELGLELDKTPAQIEELLRVTRQPISLDSTIGEDGETRIGDLIEDVDASEASEVVDRQLMADQLRNALSDLEPREATIMSLRFGLMDGRPRTLDEIGKHLGLTRERIRQLEKQSLSKLRHPSRAQQLLDFAS, encoded by the coding sequence ATGACGAGCACTGCCCTAGCCGCTTCGGTACCCGAATCCACAGGGACCGCTCCGCACCAGGAGGGCACCGCGGACGGCGCTCTGTCCGACCTGCTCGAACGCGGTCGCTCTCAGGGACACCTGTCACTCTCCGAACTACGTACCGCTTTCTCCGCGGCCGGAGTCACCTCTGCTGACGGCCGCACCATCCTGCGTGAACTCACCGAGAACGGTGTCCGACTCGCCAACGGGGGCGAGGACTCCGTGCTGGTGGCCGATCCTGACGCCGAGGACGACGTGCTGGAAAACACTCTCATCGCGACGGTGCCCGAGACCGACGAGGCACCCAAGGCCGCAACCGGCAAGGTCACGGCCCGCAAGGGCCCCTCCGCCTCCCGGAGGAAGCCCCGCACCACGCGGCGCACCAAGAAGACCGAGACCACCCAGACCACCGACCCGGACACCGGCGAGGTGGACCTGGACGACCAGTCCCCCGCCATGGGCGACTCGGTCCACACCTACCTCAAGGCCATCGGGCGGCGGCAGCTGCTCACGGCCGAGCAGGAGGTCGACCTCGCCAAGCGGGTCGAGGCCGGACTCTACGCGGAGTACCGCCTGGGCCGGCACGGCGCCGTCGACGACTCCTTCGAGATGGCCGAGGCCGAGGTCGAGGAACTGGAGTGGGTGGCCGAGGACGGCCGCCTGGCCAAGTCCCACATGCTCGAGGCCAACCTGCGCCTGGTGGTGTCGGTCGCCAAGAAGTACAGCGACCGCGGCATGTCCCTGCTGGACGTGGTCCAGGAGGGCAACCTGGGCCTCATCCGCGCCGTGGAGAAGTTCGACTACTCCAAGGGCTTCAAGTTCTCCACCTACGCCATGTGGTGGATCCGCCAGGCCATCCAGCGCGGGTTCGCCGACTCCGCCCGCACCATCCGCCTGCCGGTGCACGTGCTGGAACTGCTCAGCAAGGTCAGCCGCCTGGAACGCGACATGCACCAGGCGCTGGGACGCGAGCCCACCCCCGAGGAACTGGGCCTGGAGCTGGACAAGACCCCGGCCCAGATCGAGGAGCTGCTGCGCGTCACCCGACAGCCGATCAGCCTGGACTCCACGATCGGTGAGGACGGCGAGACCCGGATCGGCGACCTCATCGAGGACGTGGACGCCTCGGAGGCCTCCGAGGTGGTCGACCGCCAGCTCATGGCCGACCAGCTGCGCAACGCGCTCTCGGACCTGGAGCCGCGCGAGGCGACCATCATGTCCCTGCGCTTCGGCCTGATGGACGGGCGGCCGCGCACGCTCGACGAGATCGGCAAGCACCTGGGCCTGACGCGAGAGCGCATCCGTCAGCTCGAGAAGCAGTCGCTGTCCAAGCTGCGCCACCCCAGCCGCGCCCAGCAGCTGCTGGACTTCGCGAGCTAG
- a CDS encoding GntR family transcriptional regulator: MADFIRVDPTSKVPPYEQIRTLVAIAAANGDLPVGYRLPTVRALASELSVAVNTVARAYRELEQAGVVETRGRSGTFVAATGDDQRAEALAAARAYAEVISRVGLDHDEAVEILRAALKG, encoded by the coding sequence ATGGCGGATTTCATCCGCGTGGATCCGACGTCGAAGGTACCGCCCTACGAGCAGATCAGGACGCTGGTGGCGATCGCGGCGGCCAACGGCGACCTGCCGGTCGGATACCGGTTGCCGACGGTTCGGGCGCTGGCGAGCGAGTTGTCGGTGGCGGTGAACACCGTGGCCCGCGCCTACCGCGAACTGGAGCAGGCCGGGGTCGTGGAGACGCGTGGCCGGTCGGGTACGTTCGTGGCCGCCACCGGTGACGACCAGCGCGCCGAGGCTCTGGCGGCCGCCCGTGCCTACGCCGAGGTGATCTCGCGGGTGGGGCTCGACCACGACGAGGCCGTCGAGATCCTGCGAGCCGCGCTCAAGGGCTGA
- a CDS encoding TetR/AcrR family transcriptional regulator: MSRNYAGLSRERIIIEALHIIAGRGLGGLSMRRLGDALEVEAMAIYHHFPLGKEQLFNAIAAYVTSPGPGGGALDEPDTEEAASAAQQEPGDAEPDPWDERITAWAEAYRARLLEYSGALSLLAHRAPRTPNSLTTHALVRGALGEAGLSGPDTDRAADALYSYCLGAVVHQVRHQQEEDAPDAAEAHARFRFGLRALLAGLV; encoded by the coding sequence GTGAGCAGGAACTACGCGGGCCTGAGCCGCGAACGCATCATCATCGAGGCGTTGCACATCATCGCGGGCCGCGGCCTGGGCGGGCTGTCCATGCGCCGGTTGGGCGACGCCCTGGAGGTGGAGGCGATGGCGATCTACCACCACTTCCCCCTGGGCAAGGAACAGCTGTTCAACGCCATCGCCGCCTACGTCACCTCCCCCGGGCCCGGGGGCGGCGCCCTGGACGAGCCGGACACCGAGGAAGCGGCGTCGGCCGCCCAGCAGGAGCCCGGGGACGCCGAGCCCGACCCCTGGGACGAGCGGATCACCGCCTGGGCCGAGGCCTACCGCGCACGGCTGCTGGAGTACTCGGGTGCCCTGTCGCTCCTGGCGCACCGCGCGCCCCGGACCCCCAACAGCCTCACCACGCACGCGCTCGTCCGCGGCGCCCTGGGTGAGGCCGGGCTGAGCGGCCCCGACACCGACCGCGCGGCGGACGCCCTGTACTCCTACTGCCTGGGCGCGGTCGTGCACCAGGTCCGCCACCAACAGGAAGAGGACGCACCTGACGCGGCCGAGGCCCACGCCCGCTTCCGCTTCGGTCTGCGGGCGCTGCTGGCGGGGCTGGTGTGA
- a CDS encoding sporulation protein yields the protein MVLKRLLAGVGFGGASVETQLDGSPTWPGGSVRGTVHIQGGEVDQRVEQLTVGYQARVEVEFDDSEGHQNMDFHRVQLGGELHLQPGQQIQVPFEIPTPWETPITTYQGQYLHKMKLGVNTRLHVAGAIDPGDLDPVRVDPLPAQRAILDALDSLGFRFQQADMEKGRLRGTRQQLPFYQEIEYRAPSRYQGLNNLELSFVTDERGIDVVLELDKKPGLLFSEGRDTFHQFSIAHGGEAQDWTGYLHHWIDSIAGQRGWL from the coding sequence ATGGTTCTCAAGCGTCTGCTCGCCGGCGTCGGATTCGGCGGAGCGTCTGTCGAAACCCAGTTGGACGGCTCCCCCACCTGGCCGGGAGGCTCGGTCCGCGGCACCGTCCACATCCAGGGCGGCGAGGTCGACCAGCGGGTCGAACAGCTCACCGTCGGCTACCAGGCCCGGGTCGAAGTCGAGTTCGACGACAGCGAAGGGCACCAGAACATGGACTTCCACCGGGTCCAGCTCGGTGGTGAACTGCACCTGCAGCCGGGCCAGCAGATCCAGGTGCCGTTCGAGATCCCCACACCGTGGGAGACCCCCATCACGACCTACCAGGGCCAGTACCTGCACAAGATGAAGCTGGGGGTCAACACCCGCCTGCACGTGGCGGGGGCCATCGACCCCGGCGACCTGGACCCCGTGCGCGTGGACCCGCTCCCGGCCCAACGGGCGATCCTGGACGCCCTGGACTCCCTGGGCTTCCGCTTCCAACAGGCCGACATGGAGAAGGGCCGCCTCCGAGGCACCCGCCAGCAGCTGCCCTTCTACCAGGAGATCGAGTACCGGGCGCCGAGCCGCTACCAGGGCCTGAACAACCTGGAGCTGTCCTTCGTCACCGACGAGCGGGGGATCGACGTCGTCCTGGAGCTGGACAAGAAGCCGGGGCTGCTCTTCAGCGAGGGCAGGGACACCTTCCACCAGTTCAGCATCGCCCACGGCGGCGAGGCCCAGGACTGGACGGGCTACCTGCACCACTGGATCGACTCGATCGCGGGTCAGCGCGGCTGGCTGTGA
- a CDS encoding ABC transporter ATP-binding protein yields MSESAASTDTVVRVDDLRVAFPTMDGDVHAVNGLSFEVPAGGALGIVGESGSGKSVTSLALMGLHRGSRARITGAIEVVGKNVVTASDKELRRMRGNDIAMVFQDPMQSLHPQFTIGNQLVEAYRIHHPKASKAHAVKKAVESLERVGIPEPGTRINSYPHEFSGGMRQRVVIAMGLMCDPKVLLADEPTTALDVTVQAQVLDLLDELRRDLGMGLILVSHDLAVVAGSVDEVVVMRKGVAVEHGDVRTVLSSPEHPYTQALLDAVPRVEVSRAQRRASDRADRAERAERERRRGRPGEAPAAEGAAGQDVEGAAGRRAGPDAVAPDLGGTLLRVEDVAQRFRVRGGLWGRSTDFWAVRGVSFELRQGETLGVVGESGSGKSTLSRMVMRLLEPTRGRVEFEGRDITHLSDRELRPLRRDVQMVFQNPYSSLNPRVTVGDAIGTALKVQGERDGRKVRARVQELLERVGLEPGHYNRFPHAFSGGQRQRIAIARALILKPKLIICDEPVSALDVSTQDQVLRLLSELQDDFGLTYIFVAHDLAVVRQVSDRVAVMRKGEIVEMGDSDSVYESPQSEYTRQLLTAAPLLDPDEARRHRAEREAARGGAT; encoded by the coding sequence ATGAGCGAGTCCGCGGCTTCCACCGACACCGTCGTCCGGGTGGACGACCTGCGGGTGGCGTTCCCGACCATGGACGGCGACGTCCACGCGGTGAACGGGTTGTCCTTCGAGGTGCCGGCGGGCGGCGCCCTCGGCATCGTGGGCGAGTCGGGCTCGGGCAAGAGCGTGACCTCGCTGGCTCTGATGGGCCTGCACCGCGGTAGCCGGGCCCGGATCACGGGCGCGATCGAGGTCGTGGGCAAGAACGTGGTCACGGCCTCGGACAAGGAGCTGCGCCGGATGCGCGGCAACGACATCGCGATGGTCTTCCAGGACCCGATGCAGTCGCTGCACCCGCAGTTCACGATCGGCAACCAGCTGGTGGAGGCCTACCGGATCCACCACCCCAAGGCCTCCAAGGCCCACGCTGTGAAGAAGGCCGTGGAGTCGCTGGAGCGGGTGGGGATCCCCGAGCCGGGCACGCGGATCAACTCCTACCCGCACGAGTTCTCCGGGGGTATGCGCCAGCGGGTGGTGATCGCGATGGGGCTGATGTGCGATCCCAAGGTCTTGTTGGCCGATGAGCCGACCACCGCGTTGGACGTGACGGTGCAGGCCCAGGTGCTGGATCTGCTGGACGAGCTGCGCCGGGACCTGGGGATGGGTCTGATCCTGGTCTCGCACGACCTGGCGGTGGTGGCGGGGTCGGTGGACGAGGTCGTGGTGATGCGCAAGGGCGTGGCGGTGGAGCACGGGGACGTGCGCACGGTGCTGTCCTCGCCGGAGCACCCGTACACGCAGGCGCTGCTGGACGCGGTGCCGCGGGTGGAGGTCTCCCGCGCCCAACGCCGCGCCAGCGACCGGGCGGACCGGGCGGAGCGGGCCGAGCGGGAGCGTCGGCGCGGGCGCCCGGGGGAGGCGCCGGCCGCGGAGGGGGCGGCCGGGCAGGACGTGGAGGGGGCGGCCGGAAGGCGGGCCGGACCGGACGCCGTCGCACCGGACCTGGGCGGGACCCTGTTGCGGGTGGAGGATGTGGCGCAGCGGTTCAGGGTGCGTGGGGGCCTGTGGGGGCGTTCCACGGACTTCTGGGCGGTCAGGGGTGTGTCCTTCGAGCTGCGCCAGGGCGAGACGCTGGGTGTGGTGGGCGAGTCGGGGTCGGGTAAGTCGACGCTGTCGCGGATGGTCATGCGCCTGTTGGAGCCCACCCGGGGCCGGGTGGAGTTCGAGGGCCGTGACATCACGCACCTGTCCGACCGGGAGCTGCGCCCGTTGCGCCGGGACGTGCAGATGGTGTTCCAGAACCCGTACTCGTCGCTGAACCCGCGGGTGACGGTGGGGGACGCGATCGGGACGGCGTTGAAGGTGCAGGGCGAGCGCGATGGCAGGAAGGTGCGCGCGCGGGTGCAGGAGCTGTTGGAGCGGGTGGGGTTGGAGCCGGGGCACTACAACCGGTTCCCGCACGCGTTCTCCGGTGGTCAGCGCCAGCGGATCGCGATCGCGCGGGCGCTGATCCTGAAGCCGAAGCTGATCATCTGTGACGAGCCGGTCTCGGCTTTGGACGTGTCGACGCAGGACCAGGTGCTGCGGTTGCTCTCGGAGTTGCAGGACGATTTCGGGTTGACCTATATCTTCGTGGCGCATGACCTGGCGGTGGTGCGCCAGGTCTCGGACCGGGTCGCGGTGATGAGGAAGGGCGAGATCGTGGAGATGGGTGACAGTGACAGTGTGTATGAGTCGCCGCAGAGCGAGTACACGCGTCAGTTGTTGACGGCGGCGCCGTTGCTGGACCCGGACGAGGCGCGGCGGCACCGCGCCGAACGCGAAGCCGCCAGAGGCGGGGCGACCTGA
- a CDS encoding ABC transporter permease: protein MLTYILRRLGAGLLLLAVVTMVTFAIFYVVPRWAGRTTEQLATMYVGRAPTPEAIQATIDRLGLDKPIAVQFFEFVRGIFFGAEYRFGRETIECAAPCFGYSFQTYQEVFPEIVARLPVTVSLAVGAGIIWLVGGIAVGVVSAVWKGSLFDRLAMGVALAGVSLPIFFTGLLSLAFLVHSWGLFSTPVYVPFVEDPARWAEGLVLPWLTLAFLHAAMYARQTRAGMLETLGEDYIRTARAKGLSETRVVLKHALRPTLTPIVTIFGLDLGLVLGGAVLTEQVFSLNGIGRYAVQAITQSDLPVILGVTLFGAFFIVISNLIVDLVYPLIDPRVRIHG from the coding sequence TTGCTGACCTACATCCTGCGCCGACTCGGCGCCGGCCTGCTGCTTCTGGCCGTGGTCACGATGGTCACCTTCGCCATCTTCTACGTGGTGCCGCGGTGGGCGGGGCGGACCACCGAGCAGTTGGCGACGATGTACGTGGGGCGCGCTCCCACCCCGGAGGCGATCCAGGCCACCATCGACCGGCTGGGGCTCGACAAGCCCATCGCCGTGCAGTTCTTCGAGTTCGTGCGCGGAATCTTCTTCGGGGCCGAGTACCGGTTCGGCCGGGAGACGATCGAGTGCGCGGCGCCGTGCTTCGGCTACTCGTTCCAGACCTATCAGGAGGTCTTTCCCGAGATCGTGGCGCGGCTGCCGGTGACGGTGTCCCTGGCGGTCGGTGCCGGGATCATCTGGCTGGTCGGCGGGATCGCCGTGGGCGTGGTCTCCGCTGTGTGGAAGGGCAGCCTGTTCGACCGTCTGGCGATGGGTGTCGCGCTGGCCGGGGTGTCGCTGCCGATCTTCTTCACGGGTCTGCTGTCCCTGGCCTTCCTCGTGCACTCCTGGGGCCTGTTCTCCACCCCGGTGTACGTCCCCTTCGTCGAGGATCCGGCGCGGTGGGCCGAGGGCCTGGTCCTGCCGTGGCTGACGCTGGCGTTCCTGCACGCGGCGATGTACGCCCGGCAGACCCGGGCGGGGATGCTGGAGACGCTGGGCGAGGACTACATCCGTACCGCCCGGGCCAAGGGCCTGAGCGAGACCAGGGTGGTGCTCAAGCACGCGCTGCGTCCGACGCTCACGCCGATCGTGACGATCTTCGGCCTGGATCTGGGGCTGGTGCTGGGCGGCGCGGTCCTGACCGAGCAGGTCTTCTCTCTGAACGGGATCGGCCGGTACGCCGTGCAGGCCATCACCCAGAGCGATCTTCCGGTGATCCTGGGGGTGACGCTCTTCGGCGCGTTCTTCATCGTCATCAGCAATCTGATCGTGGACCTGGTGTATCCGCTGATCGACCCCCGCGTCCGCATCCACGGTTGA
- a CDS encoding DUF2180 family protein: protein MTDVECYDCARQERAAPAVAVCIRCGAGVCTEHAHETPVDVRRPANPGQSELPYPARHITCPVCHHAEGLDHRA from the coding sequence GTGACCGACGTGGAGTGCTACGACTGCGCCCGGCAGGAGCGGGCCGCTCCCGCCGTCGCGGTGTGCATCAGGTGCGGCGCCGGGGTGTGCACCGAGCACGCGCACGAGACCCCGGTGGACGTCCGCCGGCCCGCGAATCCCGGGCAGAGCGAGCTGCCCTATCCGGCCCGGCACATCACCTGCCCGGTCTGCCACCACGCCGAGGGCCTCGACCACCGGGCCTGA
- a CDS encoding ABC transporter substrate-binding protein, giving the protein MPRTRARAVAATAAGAAVVLLLSACGGDGGGGGEVSDAEFNEGENSIVNPSDQTGGTLRYAISADFDSPDPGNTYYAFSWNFSRYYARTLLTYAEEPGEGGTELQPDLAEELPEPNEDATEWTVRIKQGLTYEDGSPITAQDIKYAIARSNFGDQALPNGPKYFQDLLADSDDYEGPYADVADPLEGFDGIETPDDHTLVFHLDRSFAEFPYVLIQPQTAPVPADADRGEQYQSQVVSSGPYKFEGEYRPGVSLNLVRNDEWDPETDPTRRALPDRIEVQIGVDQNEIDQRLVNGDLDVDLAGSGVGPAMKGTLISDEEQKRNVDNPQTNTLRYVNVNTVVEPLDDLACRQAVMYAADRDSLQRAWGGDTGGDIATQIMPAALPGADPEMDLYPSEDGGGDLDMARQKLEECGEPDGFTTSIGARADRPSDVSTAEALQAALARVGIETEIKQYPSDTYTNTQAGSPDFVHENDLGLTVYGWAPDWASGYGFMSKILDGDAIQSAGNANISELDDPQINDWFDEVVTVEDQDERAEIYRQIDERAMEQAAILPAVFERTVLYRPANLTNVYYHAGYSMYDYMSLGTTRE; this is encoded by the coding sequence ATCCCGCGCACGCGCGCGCGGGCGGTCGCTGCCACGGCGGCCGGGGCCGCGGTCGTCCTGCTGCTGTCCGCCTGCGGAGGGGACGGCGGCGGCGGGGGAGAGGTCTCCGACGCCGAGTTCAACGAGGGCGAGAACAGCATCGTCAACCCCTCGGACCAGACGGGCGGAACCCTGCGCTACGCCATCTCGGCGGACTTCGACTCACCCGACCCGGGCAACACCTACTACGCGTTCAGCTGGAACTTCTCCCGCTACTACGCCCGCACCCTGCTGACCTATGCCGAGGAGCCGGGCGAGGGCGGGACCGAACTCCAGCCCGACCTGGCCGAGGAGCTGCCCGAGCCCAACGAGGACGCCACCGAGTGGACCGTGCGGATCAAGCAGGGGCTCACCTACGAGGACGGCTCCCCGATCACCGCCCAGGACATCAAGTACGCGATCGCGCGCAGCAACTTCGGTGACCAGGCGCTGCCCAACGGGCCCAAGTACTTCCAGGACCTGTTGGCCGACAGCGACGACTACGAGGGGCCCTACGCCGACGTCGCCGATCCGCTGGAGGGCTTCGACGGGATCGAGACGCCCGACGACCACACGCTGGTCTTCCACCTCGACAGGAGCTTCGCGGAGTTCCCCTACGTGCTCATCCAGCCGCAGACGGCGCCGGTGCCCGCCGACGCCGACCGGGGCGAGCAGTACCAGAGCCAGGTGGTCTCCTCCGGGCCCTACAAGTTCGAGGGCGAGTACCGGCCCGGGGTGTCGCTGAACCTGGTGCGCAACGACGAGTGGGACCCGGAGACCGACCCCACACGCCGGGCGCTGCCGGACCGTATCGAGGTGCAGATCGGGGTCGACCAGAACGAGATCGACCAGCGGCTGGTCAACGGCGACCTCGACGTCGACCTGGCCGGCTCCGGGGTGGGGCCCGCGATGAAGGGCACGCTGATCTCCGACGAGGAGCAGAAGCGCAACGTCGACAACCCGCAGACCAACACCCTGCGCTATGTCAACGTCAACACGGTCGTGGAGCCGCTCGACGACCTGGCGTGCCGCCAGGCGGTGATGTACGCGGCCGACCGCGACTCGCTGCAGCGGGCCTGGGGCGGTGACACCGGGGGTGACATCGCCACCCAGATCATGCCGGCGGCACTGCCCGGCGCGGACCCGGAGATGGACCTGTACCCGTCGGAGGACGGCGGGGGCGACCTGGACATGGCCCGCCAGAAGCTGGAGGAGTGCGGGGAGCCGGACGGGTTCACCACCTCGATCGGCGCCCGCGCCGACCGGCCCTCGGACGTGAGCACGGCCGAGGCCCTGCAGGCGGCGCTGGCGCGGGTGGGCATCGAGACCGAGATCAAGCAGTACCCGTCGGACACCTACACCAACACCCAGGCGGGGTCCCCGGACTTCGTGCACGAGAACGATCTGGGCCTGACCGTGTACGGGTGGGCGCCGGACTGGGCCAGCGGGTACGGGTTCATGAGCAAGATCCTGGACGGTGACGCCATCCAGAGCGCGGGCAACGCCAACATCTCCGAGCTCGACGACCCGCAGATCAACGACTGGTTCGACGAGGTGGTCACGGTGGAGGACCAGGACGAGCGCGCGGAGATCTACCGCCAGATCGACGAGAGGGCCATGGAACAGGCCGCCATCCTCCCGGCCGTGTTCGAGCGGACGGTGCTGTACCGGCCCGCGAACCTGACCAACGTGTACTACCACGCGGGTTACTCGATGTACGACTACATGTCGCTGGGGACGACGAGGGAGTAG
- a CDS encoding ABC transporter permease produces MTAPMDVPESSQHAEPEAVAAGAKGAASRSLRQIAWQRFRRDRAGMAGGIVVVLLILVALLAPLLTAWLGQPPNQFHQDLVDPLTGGVLRDPDDPAQGLDPWGGMSAEHLLGVEPVNGRDLFSRIVYGARTSLLVATVATVLCVVIGTVLGIVAGYFGGWIDTVISRAMDIFLAFPLLLFAIALVGVIPDGAFGLTGNGLRIGVLVFIIGFFNWPYIGRIVRGQTLTLKEREFVEASRSLGAGSAHIVFREILPNLVTPILVYSTLLIPTNILFEAALSFLGVGINPPTATWGGMLEGALRFYTTSPHFVIVPGMAIFVTVLAFNLFGDGLRDAFDPRSSD; encoded by the coding sequence ATGACCGCGCCGATGGACGTGCCGGAGTCGTCCCAGCACGCCGAGCCGGAGGCGGTGGCCGCGGGAGCCAAGGGCGCCGCGAGCCGATCCCTCCGCCAGATCGCCTGGCAGCGCTTCCGCCGGGACCGGGCCGGCATGGCCGGCGGGATCGTCGTCGTCCTGCTCATCCTCGTCGCACTCCTGGCCCCGCTGCTCACCGCCTGGCTGGGCCAGCCACCCAACCAGTTCCACCAGGACCTCGTGGACCCCCTCACCGGCGGGGTCCTGCGCGACCCCGACGATCCCGCCCAGGGGCTCGACCCCTGGGGCGGCATGAGCGCCGAGCACCTGCTGGGCGTCGAGCCCGTCAACGGACGCGACCTGTTCAGCCGCATCGTCTACGGCGCCCGGACCTCCCTGCTCGTGGCCACCGTCGCCACGGTGCTCTGCGTGGTCATCGGCACCGTCCTGGGCATCGTCGCCGGGTACTTCGGCGGGTGGATCGACACCGTCATCAGCCGGGCGATGGACATCTTCCTGGCCTTCCCGCTCCTGCTCTTCGCCATCGCGCTGGTGGGCGTCATCCCCGACGGCGCGTTCGGACTGACCGGCAACGGGCTGCGCATCGGCGTCCTGGTGTTCATCATCGGCTTCTTCAACTGGCCCTACATCGGCCGGATCGTGCGCGGGCAGACCCTCACCCTCAAGGAGCGCGAGTTCGTCGAGGCCTCGCGCAGCCTGGGGGCGGGCAGCGCCCACATCGTCTTCCGCGAGATCCTGCCCAACCTCGTCACGCCGATCCTGGTCTACTCCACGCTGCTCATCCCCACGAACATCCTGTTCGAAGCGGCGCTGAGCTTCCTGGGCGTGGGCATCAACCCGCCCACGGCCACCTGGGGCGGCATGTTGGAGGGCGCCCTGCGCTTCTACACCACCTCACCGCACTTCGTCATCGTGCCGGGCATGGCCATCTTCGTCACCGTTCTGGCCTTCAACCTCTTCGGCGACGGACTGCGCGACGCGTTCGATCCCCGCTCCTCCGACTGA
- a CDS encoding ABC-F family ATP-binding cassette domain-containing protein has protein sequence MPTTAHGSPLLSARDLAKAYGARVVLDGVSLDAAPGQRIGLVGENGSGKSTLLRLLSGQEEPDAGSVVRPPDTGFLRQELPHPPDTTMGEVLDEALAPSRDVERRLTACAAALDASPEDPGALAAYGEVLTEAERLDVWDAERRAALVVAGLGLEPVGADRPVGSMSGGQRARLGLAALLIGRPRALLLDEPTNHLDDRALEFLEGYLRGLPGLVVLAGHDRVFLDAVCTGLVDLDPAVDGPVLYGGAYSFYLREKRLERERWQQRHREEQDTIKALREAVRGTARQVAHGRAPRDNAKMAYDYKGGRVDKQVSRRVRDARARLEELERDQVRRPPRPLSFTAPLTSDPGREGGAAVSVRDLVVPGRLRVDRLDVPRDGRLLVTGPNGAGKSTLLYAMGHRLRPASGQAAWRRGATVALLEQDVVFPDPDRTARELYEGLNGTVPGAPTLTSLGLVAPRDMDRPVGVLSVGQRRRLALAMLVGRAPDVLLLDEPTNHLSLALAEELEEALGTAPGAVVVASHDRWLRRRWPWAELRLDRGRPVARTESTT, from the coding sequence ATGCCGACCACGGCGCACGGCTCCCCGCTGCTCAGCGCGCGCGACCTCGCCAAGGCCTACGGCGCCCGCGTGGTCCTGGACGGTGTCAGCCTGGACGCCGCGCCCGGCCAGCGGATCGGCCTCGTGGGGGAGAACGGCTCCGGCAAGTCGACCCTGCTGCGCCTGCTGAGCGGTCAGGAGGAGCCCGACGCCGGGAGCGTCGTGCGGCCTCCGGACACCGGTTTCCTGCGGCAGGAGCTGCCGCACCCCCCTGACACCACCATGGGGGAGGTCCTGGACGAGGCGCTCGCACCCAGCCGCGACGTGGAGCGGCGCCTGACCGCGTGCGCGGCGGCCCTGGACGCGTCGCCCGAGGACCCCGGGGCGCTCGCCGCCTACGGCGAGGTCCTCACCGAGGCCGAACGCCTCGACGTGTGGGACGCCGAGCGCCGCGCGGCGCTGGTCGTGGCCGGCCTGGGCCTGGAGCCGGTCGGCGCCGACCGGCCCGTGGGCAGCATGTCCGGGGGGCAGCGCGCCCGGCTGGGGCTGGCGGCCCTGCTCATCGGCCGCCCCCGCGCCCTGCTGCTGGACGAGCCCACCAACCACCTGGACGACCGCGCGCTGGAGTTCCTGGAGGGGTACCTGCGCGGACTGCCCGGCCTGGTGGTGCTGGCCGGCCACGACCGGGTGTTCCTCGACGCCGTCTGCACCGGCCTGGTCGACCTCGACCCGGCCGTGGACGGACCGGTCCTCTACGGCGGCGCCTACTCCTTCTACCTGCGCGAGAAGCGCCTGGAGCGCGAGCGCTGGCAGCAGCGCCACCGCGAGGAGCAGGACACCATCAAGGCGTTGCGCGAGGCCGTGCGCGGCACCGCCCGACAGGTCGCGCACGGGCGGGCGCCCCGGGACAACGCGAAGATGGCCTACGACTACAAGGGAGGACGCGTGGACAAGCAGGTCTCGCGCCGGGTACGCGATGCCCGGGCGAGGCTGGAGGAGCTGGAGCGCGACCAGGTGCGCAGGCCGCCGCGCCCCCTGTCGTTCACCGCCCCGCTCACGAGCGATCCCGGGCGTGAGGGAGGGGCCGCGGTCTCGGTCCGCGACCTCGTGGTGCCCGGCCGGCTGCGGGTCGACCGCCTGGACGTGCCCCGGGACGGACGACTGCTGGTCACCGGACCCAACGGCGCGGGCAAGTCCACACTGCTGTACGCGATGGGGCACCGGCTGCGCCCGGCCTCGGGCCAGGCGGCCTGGCGGCGCGGGGCGACGGTGGCGCTCCTGGAACAGGACGTGGTGTTCCCCGACCCGGATCGCACGGCGCGCGAGCTCTACGAGGGCCTCAACGGCACCGTGCCCGGTGCGCCGACGCTGACCTCTCTGGGCCTGGTCGCGCCGCGCGACATGGACCGCCCCGTGGGCGTGCTCAGCGTGGGCCAGCGCAGGCGCCTGGCACTGGCGATGCTCGTGGGCCGGGCCCCGGACGTGCTCCTGCTGGACGAGCCGACCAACCACCTGTCCCTGGCCCTGGCCGAGGAACTGGAGGAGGCGCTGGGCACCGCGCCCGGCGCGGTGGTGGTCGCCTCGCACGACCGGTGGCTGCGCCGCCGGTGGCCGTGGGCGGAGCTGCGCCTCGACCGGGGCCGCCCCGTGGCACGTACGGAATCTACGACGTAA